The genomic stretch ttccttctcctaacacaaaggagaaactttcccaatcattcagcaacaaacacaaacacatagacacagagaaggttcctatagagtactacagatatgtagggtgcttaaactcttccctatgtataactgacctcccggactccagaatttctagtctaggtgaatccccacacttagcaaactcctagggtttatttgagatctttttcccctttcctactcgtaggataattaaaaagatcgtgtgatatcgtaggaagaactgaaacaaaattcatcccaccgtgggcgcattctccttccaaatttcgcgtgaagggtctagcgtgccgtcctcccaagtgaaacggggaggtaaaaaaaacgacaccacacctgGTTTTCACGCGTGGCCATTAACTCTCAAACCCAAAACAATTCTGTGTGATTTAGGCCTGGATATTGATTGAGGAACAATCAAGAATGCTTCCTAAACGTGTTTGAGCCTTCCAATGTCTTTGAATCTCCTCCAATCTCTCAAACAAAATTCAAGATTTTCTTGAAATTCTTTGAGCTTTTGAACCAGTCCCCTTTCCTGCCAATCCTTGCTCGTGATCAGGTTTTATTGTGGCTTTATAGTGAAACAAATTAGGGCAAGAGAATTGATCCAAATATCTCTGATTTGtcaattgaatctttgatttggagCTTGATTGGAAGTTACTAAATTTTGAAGCAAATCTTGCCCAAAATTCTCTCCAATCCTTTGGCCATGAAATTTAATCAATTATGTTGCCTATTTGATGAttggatatgattggaatgaagagccaaattaaatctttgatttttgcttgatttattttgaatttaatcacttttaaatgaataaaaattcataataaatcaaataaaatctatTAATTCATGGaaattgaatttgatattttggatagcttgtggatgaagattgggccaagaaagattgggtccctttgaaaaaaaaaattcattttgaggcattttatttcacatttttcattcaaaattgtcaaactttgacaaggcatatctccttcaatttttaagatatggaagagttctaggactttttggaaaccacaAGATGTAttctacaagccactttcgaAGATTTTCtttatttggagattttatcttaatgatatgggcattgacaaaaaactgcttttggttgactttcaaaatggacctataatcttttggaccATAACTCTTAAATGAggaatttttagacttggcatatgagatacaaagttgtagggaattcaatttccttcaaattgagctttgaatgggaaatttcggatgttccatgtgaatgttttggctggtcaaagttcagttgactttctcctatgaaaccctaatttagaaacttttaggttttgttgatttctgaactttccttgatgaatcatgatcaatccttgatcaaatgatgaatgatacttcaaaaaaaggattttgaccaaaaatcgggaattttgattgtactttgaccacagttgacttttaggtcaaactagtcgactattgactttctgagcaattgactgggcaatccttggaattgaagcttgtactttgccatagagataatttgaaacatcataagccatatgaaatccattggagactttgattcattgattttctttagagaaTTCTAAACCCTAGTtacttgagccattgtttaggaggatgtgtctttgagtcttgagCTTTGGTATAAGCTTGAAAGGAGGAATGAGATGCGCAAATTTTAGGTTATGACAcctttatcaaatgatgaattttacttcatattcttgatgtttaccaaaaatcccggcctttgattgtactttgaccatagttgacttttaggtcaaaataaTCGTTTACTAATCAATTGAGCAGTTGAAAGGGCGTTATTATGGATCAAAGCttaaaacttggcatgaggatactatgaggcatatgagaggccatgaagtccacttgaggtatgggttgattgctcaagagagagaaattcaaGCTTATTTCTAAGTGCTTGagacaaaatattttgaaatatgatgggaaaattttcgGGTATAACATCCTTACATAAGCTTCGACTTAAAATGCTTCAATGGGGCCGTTACCAAGCCCTGGGGTTTCGTGGAACACATATTCACCTACGGGGCAGCCGAAACGACTAGATCCATCAAGGTCCAGTTTCTGGTGATTGACTTCCTGTCCTTGTATCAGTGTATCCTCGGTAGGCACGCACTAGTCGAACTCGGCGCGGTACCCTCGATAGTGCACCTGAAGATGAAGTATCACACATCAAAGGGCCTCGTGGCCACCCTCCACGAGACGTCGAGGCGGCAAGAAGATATTTCAAAGCATCGGCTAAAGGACTGAACTGTATCAATGCTCCAAGCAAGAAGCCTTCCCTCCTCGACAGTTCAGAAGGACCTAAGCCTCTACCACGCGTCGATTTCGTGGACCTCGATAGCAGATTCTTCACGGACAACTTCAAGGAGCCATAACAACAATTAACATCTATAAAAATAATATGAAGGCATAGAATTTCTGAATATCAACAGCTAGAAAATAAATAAGGCATTAAGCAGCATCTACAAAAATATCGAATTTTATATTCTCTCTTTCAGGACCAAATTTTGAGAAGTCGATGGGACGATTATTAGAAAATTGATCTGTGAGCATACATAGTCAAACGTCCAAAAACATCTCGTCCAAAAACATCCCGTCCAAAAACATCTCGTCTAAAAACAAAGTGTAAAACATAAGCTTAGATAAGAGATATGGCAATACCAATGAAATAATAGGATGATGTAAAACTCAGTAGTGAGTTTTGCTAATATCGTATCAACAAATCATAAATTATATTTCAACAGAAGAATAAAACAACAAATCAATTAACTATccaaacaaatataaaacaaatatttagttTAAGACAAAGATTCAAAAAAATCATTACATGGTTATATAATTTTATCAACTCACTAACATGTATACTTTCATATATCCAAACCCAAAAGAGAAAAGAGTACATAAAGAACTCATTTGAAACAAATAGGTTACAACTTGTCTCACTTCAAATGCAACAGCTTCTACCAACAGCGCAAGGGCTATCCCTACCTCCAAATGGTCCACGAATTCCACGATATCCTACTTTTATTCCATAAGACTGCAATCATGTGAAAATTACCAATGACTTGTTTCTTGAATCAGAAGGACTAcactttttcttcataataattaatgatattaataataaattggtGAAAGTGTCGAGATAAAGAATGACACATCTAAATTGATGAAATAAGAATCTAACCTCATTTGATACATCAAAAATTCCATAATATTCGACCTAAGAACTTAGTTATGTCCAAAATATGACTTTTCTTGTGGGAGATGGGAAATAAATGAAGAAAACAAAACTATAATATGTGACTTCTGACCTCTTCTACATTCTGAGCATagaaactgctagggtttgaaGGGAAAGTAAGACTGAGAGCAGAGAGTGAGAGGTTCACAATGGAAAGAGAAAACGGCTCAGTGGATTGATTCTGCTAGGGTTTGGGAAGGGGGAAAAGTTATTTTTTCAATCTCACCAATGAGCATCTTACAGTTGGCATGAATAGGGACATCCATAGTACAaaaattttagtttatttatCTAGTTACTGAAACATCCTTTTTATTAGGAGAAAGGGAGAAAATGAGGTATGTATAGTATGTTGAGCAAAGGGCTTTACGGGTATTTTGTAAGGAGAATATGGTTTAATTAGAAGGTTACGAAATTGTTCTTTTtgtagtgtaaaaataatttgatgAAACGGCAAATTAGGTAGATTGGTCATATTGTTTGGTAATAGGTAGATAGTAGAAGTAGAAGTTATTTGAttggataaaaataaatatatttattaccaTAAATGAGAGGAGGGTATAGTAATAACCATTAGATTCAAATAAGATCAACGATTAAAAAAGAGTGTTGATAGtaataaccaattatttaacaaatttgaaaaattgaatttttcCTTATAATAGAGATTAGTTGTGGTTTTTATTAAATGTCCTGTTTTAagtgttatttgtttatttggtaaaaagaaaaatttatttaaaaaaagaaaaatatagaattattattttgattaatttcgatTTATTTCAACCATTTAGAATAATATATCATCAGACATCACATATATAGATAAGTGTTAACTATAATCAATTAttcatcaaattttaaaaatagaatttttcCTCACAATAGAAATTAGTTGtggtgttttattaaatatcctatttaaaattttgaattttacatattataaagaaatataatttgtttatatggtacaaaaaacaaaattagaaaagaaaaaatagatttattattttcattaatttgGATTTATTTCAACCATTTAGAATAAAATATCATcacatttaaataatattttgagaAAAGAGGTGATTAACTGTCAGTGGCCCagtgaaaattaattatttttttaatgacataATAGACTATTGGTTTTCTATTACATGATGTATATCTTTTAAACCCTAATATTCTTCAAGAGACTAGTGTTAACATAATCCAATGAATTATCAgatatgaaaattaaaattttccttATAATAGTGATTAgttgttgtattttatttaatgtcCTATTTTAAATGTTGAATACTTAGAATGTCGTATATTGTAAAGTCCAATAGATCAGTTgttgtatctagtctataaacaAGTCTAATACATTGGTTATtcaataaacttaaaaaataatttgtctcttataaaaagagaTGGGAGGTAGTATTAGCTAACACCCTCACCAATTCTTGGAGCTTGAAAAAAACTACAATTACAATATAAGAATCATGAGATTTCAATCCCCTGTTCTTTCCATCCTTGTTTTGTTGGCCTTTGCGGCCATGAATGAAGTTATATCAGAAGAATGGAGGCCTATCAAGGAAATCAATGATCCATACGTGATTGGGGTCGCCGATTTCGCTGTTAAtcaattcaacaaaataacaGGGGCTAATTTGAAGTTTGAGAAAATCATCAAGGGTGAATCACAAATTGTCAAGGGAAAAAACTATCGTTTCATTCTTTCTGCTACTGACGGAGTTGTTTCTAACAATTATCAAGCCACTGTGTATGACATGCCATGGGGATACATTAGGAACCTCACCTCATTTGAAATTGTTCATGAGTAAATTattgaatatttattaataaatgttCTTATAGCATCATTCTCATTTATGCCTtattacaataataataaaaagcttATTTATAGTTACTGTTATGATTTtttgtaaaataatttaattttgattttatcttTGTGTATTGTTTGAGTCTGCCATTTGAGAAAGGGAAGTATTAAAgttcttaaaattaaaaaatatatttgactGTATaatccatggttttaaattgcggttgcggctgCGGATGCGGTTGCGGTTGCGGATGTTGCGGTTGCGGTCAATGCGGTCGTTGCGTTGCGCATTGCGGCTGTTGCGGCGTGAAATTATTTTATACacgcaaaaaatataaaaaaatatataaaattattataactatTTATGTTTCTTGTATTTATAATGTTGTAATAGTTTCAATTCATTTTTAGGCTATTGTATAGTATTTATGTATAATTTAAGTTGAATTATACTTAAACAAATATTATCAGAAATAATCTTGAAAGTTATTTAAACAAACATTGAAAGTAATTTTTCAAGTACATAATACAAATAAGttacaatttatttaaaataaaaggaCTAATGTCCTATGTTGCAATCTTGATTGTGAAAAACAGCATCATTTTGTCACACAAAGATGTCTTCactgcaaaaaagaaaagaaaagaaaatgatgaaACTCCTAATTAGTACATTTAAATTGCATATAATATTAAGACTTTTCATCAGATATAGTTAACTAAATATAAATTCAAATGTTTGAGATATAACTTACATGACTCTTGCTACCACATAGTAGAATGTCGTGAAGGAGCGTAACTTGTACTTTCACTCTGACTATCATCTTGTGTAGCTTCTTGTCCAAAGACATAACCAAAAAGATCACCATTTGATTGTTGATGATAAGGATTGTGATCATTAATTGATTGTTGGTAGTACGAAGGAGCTTGATCAATAGGATATTGGTTATAAGAGTTGAAATATGGATACTGGTAAACAGGTGGATAAGATTGTTGACTACCTTGTGAAGAATCGCCAATCCCAAAATCACTAAAACTATTAGCAATACTAGAAGAGGAAGAATCTTCAAGTGGaacattttgttttcttttccccTTTCTTCCATATTGTGACACATTTCCTCTTGTCTCAAGTAGTGAGGTATCAGCTCGAACCATATCATTCAAGTTCCTATAACGCCTATAACCCGGTGGTATTTCATGATATGGATCAAGTTCTAAttgatcatcatcttcacctccccCACTTCCTCCTTCACCTTCATTATCCACTTCATTACCACCTCCATCACCACTATTACCGCTTGGTGGACTTAAACCACCACCACTTTCATTAGATTCACtattatcatcaacattttcatcaTCTGTATCAACTATCGGCAACCATTCTGCATTTTGAACTCCATCCAATAATGGATTTTCCCTCTCTTCTATCCAATGAGATAACGGATCTTCTTGAAATATATAGTCAAGATTTATCGGATCAAAATTTGCTTCTATTTCTTCCTGACTCTTCCTTAATTTATCTCTCATTCTCAATTTCATGTTGTAATGTGTGAAGACAAGCTTATGCAATTTTTTGTACTTCAATCTATTTCTTGTCTTTGTGTGGATATAGCTAAATGTACTCCAATTCCTCTCACAGTTTGTCGCAGAGGTTGTTTGACTGACAACTTTCATAGCCAAACGTTGAAGTTCAGGAGCGCATGAACCATGGTATTCCCACCATTGAGcttttaaaagaagaaaaaaaaaagaaaattattggttatattaaaaattaaagtttatttataacaattataaaaaaacttgtatttTACCTGCATCCATCTTAGACCAAGATTTTTGAGCTATAGGCGTACCAAATGTCTCACTATTTTCTCTAAAAAGTGTTAGCTAGGTAATATAACAAAACATATCAATACATAAAcaattttttcaataaataatttATCATATGAAAATATAATTTCCATTACTTACTTGGTTTAGAGCTTTGATTTGATCATCTATGTTTCTTTCTAGCTTCGTGATCACATTTTTTGTTCCATTAAATGTTTCTTTATACACAGCTATTCCATGTTCGATTCCATATTGAAATTGTGGATTAAGAAAATAACCtagaaataaaaatcaattattgaggatATGATATTTCACATTTAAATTTCATGaccaaattaaaattataaaatatattgacATACCAGAAGAATGAAGGTCAGAGTGCATGAATTTCCAACGCTTGTCAATGATATCATTATATTTGGAATAATAACGAGAATTTTGTTGAATGGCTTGTTTTGCTCGATCAATGGCTTCATATATGAAACCCATTGTTGGTTTCTCATCACCATCAACTAGTCTCAAGACTTTTACAATTGGCTCAAATACTTTCAATATGTCATTAGCCTTACTCCAAAAGTCCCTACTCATAACGATTTTTCTTGCTTCATATCCCGGTCCTTTCTTTTCTTTACCATACTTTGTTTTtctaaaatcttcaaaactgaacaTGTTTTCAAGACCTTGCTTTTGTCTTACAATTGCTTGAAGTTGTAGAAATTGTGTTGCAAATCGGGTAACACCAGGACGAACAATATCTCTACCACCAGTATATTTTTTCATGAGACTCACAATATACGTGTGGTTATAGATGAATGTTGTCACCATTTTTGCTTCACTTAATAAATTGTGTATGCTTTTCTTTTTTCCAATATCCTCTAAGCAAAGATCTAAACAATGAGCTGCACAAGAAGACCAATATAAATGTGGCCTCTTCTCCATTAGCTTTTGACCAGCTGCTTTTAATGCGGCTTCATTATCTGTTACCACTTGAACTACACACTCTTCACCCACTTCTTCCACAACTTTGTCCAACAATTGAAAGTAGTAGTCAGTGTTTCTACTATCAACATCAGAAGCATCGACAGATTTCCAAAAAACAGTACCCTTATGACAATATACCAAGAAATTCATAATATGAGTATGGTTGATACTGTCCGTCCAACCATCACACATTATTGTTGCTCCTCTTTCTTGCCAAATTTTTTTCATACCATTTATCCACTCCAACATTTCCTTATATTCAGCTTCCAAATAAACATTTGAGATTTCATAGGGAGTTGGGCATTTGGCTTTTCCCACCTCAGAAGCAGTATAAATCAAATTATGCAACCAAGGAGAGTTAGATAAATTCATAGGCAAACGCTCGTAAATTATAAATTTACTTACAGCCTCTCCAAGCCTTTTTCTCCAAGTCTTCAAAAAGCCTTTACCAGCTCTTGGTTGCTTCATACTTTTGCTCCTAACAAGATCAATATTAGTAGATCTCAAAGAAAAAGAGATATCTTCTGGCCTTTCACCTCCACTAACACTTGCACGAGAGCTTCCACCATGTTCATATACATTTTCAGAAGTTCTTGTTTCTCTTCTGAATTGTTGCATATTTTCCCATTCTCGATGTGATCTAAGGCTTTCTTGTGTTGCATATCTTAATTGATCATCAACAAGAGTATTCACATCTTCATCTGTATCTTCATCATCTCCTCTTAAACgttcttcaaattcttctttCCTTCTCTTAGAATCATTTCTCTTCGCTTTAGAATCAAGTAAAAGTTTCATCATATTCTCTCTAACCATAGTCGTTACTCTACCACAAGCCGCAACCTGTCCTTTCATGTGTGCTATATGTTGCTTCAATCTTGTAATGCCACCTTTTATTACTATATTACAAAGTTTGCAACGAACATTGTTGCGACTTCCGGGTTCTGGAGTTCCAAAATACCATCCAATATCATCACTTGGAGCACCATCCAAACCTTTTGTAGGAAATTGTTCTCTTGGAGGCATTATTCAATAATACCTATTAAttggatatatatataaataattagttataaatataaaatttaaataaaatacactatctttaaaatgtaattatttgatttaaataaataaaaagtgttTGTCGAAAAGattaaatatttcttaaaaaaagaaacaaaaattataaattctttaaaaaaaaattaaaattattaaatacatCATTTTCttacaaatttaattaattaactaacataaataaaaattgttgttcaaaaatataaaataatttttaaaccctagcataattaaataaattagcataattaaataaatgtaaaattaaattaattatccttAAATCACAAAATCATTAATTTtactttgatttattttttaccCACCAAATTTTTAACCTAAATTTATTTTCCCTCTCCAAATTCCCTCCCAAAATTTTAACCACTTTagttaactaatttttttttaatattttatccaTAAGCCACTGCATGAAACGTGGCTATATCCTTATCACATGTTCCAAAAGTGAATAAGTGGTAGTGAACAATTGAAACACAAGCTAAGACTAAAAACTACAACAGCATGGCGGTGAAGAACAGTAAATTTGCGGTGAAGAAACACAAACACAGTTACTAAAACAAGCCATTTAACTACAAAGATCTAAAATCATTCTCCCAATCTCTCTTCATTTCTAAAAACATTACAATAGTTCTACAATAATAAGTGAAATGAGGCATAAAATTACATACCTAACAGTGCTGAATGAAGCTGGAAAGGAGAGGAAAAAACTTGCATCAAATTCAAACACCCAGCGAAATAGAGAGAAATTCTGATAAAGTATTGAAGTTGTGAATGAAAATCAATGAAGCAAAGGCAAGTTAAATACAAGTTTCAGATGCATTTGGAATCTCAGAGTCAGAGCTTTAGAGAAGAGACATAAAGTGAAGGTAAACTCTAAATTGATAATAAGATTCGTATTCTAATGTCTGCAAATTTTCTGCTTGTGTACGAGATTCTCTGTGTAAGATTCTTCTGCTTGCTTGTGCATGAGATTCTCTGCTGTGTGTAAGATTCTTCTGCTCTGTGTAAGATTCTTTTGCTTTAGCTTTATTGAAAATGAATCTGAGCTGAACATGGAGCATTTGACCGTTGCGGTTCGATGCGGTCCGTTGCGGTTGAAACACCGTTATAATGCATTATTAACTGTTCTGTTGCGGTGGTGATGTGGCTGTTGCGTGTGATTTCAgttcacaccgcaattgcggtccGTTGCCGATGCGTTGCTAACCGCAACCGCAATATTGCGGCCGCATCAGGTGAGGCGGTCCGCAATTTCAAACCCTGGTATAATCAGTTTTCCTAATCATATTTGACTATAAATTGGTGTTTCGACAAAGCTTCATCTTGCAAACTGTTATGCGCTCATACGATCCAATAAAATTGATCCAATACAAGATAGCCCCCTACCAAAAACATCATAAGAAtgccttttttatttaaaaaagtataGATAACTTGAAACATACGAGGCAAACGGAACAGGCGAGACCCCACTTCACCAAACTATTGCTCATAAAAATCATCTGATGATCTGAAAAAATCATCAAAAGTAGGTGTGTGCACGGATCAATCACCAAATAAAATCGAACCATGTGTATGATTTGGTTTATATGTTAAAATTGTTTCAATAAAATTGGTTTACATGTGGATCAGTTCAATACTAAACTGATTTatcacaaaaataaattttaacaaaaaaaacactttttaatCGGTTTCTCTCTAAGccagattttattttctttaaaaataagcAATTTTAACGAACACTTGTCAAGAATATCATGGAGCATATAAACTGAATCTTTGAGTTGTTGAAGCCATAACTTGATAGAGTGGTTagtgagttgtttttgttcaacaTCTTCAAGAAGTGCATTTATGAGTTCTAAAGTGGTTGGGAGCTTTTGATCCTTTGATTTGATTCCAGAAATGATGGAAAATTCATTTTGAACAAGAGATAACAAATTCTCGAAAACAACAGTAAGCAAAGCCTCGACCATTGTTCAGAAAATGAAAGAGTTGAATGGCCAGTCTTAGGAAGATATAACGTATGTAGTGAGCCTTGTTAGCAATTATATGACCACTCTTGAGAAGGcacactggcaagcattgaagtggattttaagtaCATAAATGGTCTCTGAATAtaatcctaatttatggtggagcctgtgGTAATGACAGTAAACCAAAAATCGATGAATATGTTAACTctaattatgcaggttgtatggattctagaaaatctatttctagaTATGTGTTCACTATGTATGGAACaataattagttggaaagcaacatttTAGAAGGTTGATGCATTATCAGCCATTGAAGTAAAATATATTTCCCTCActaaagttgtgaaagaagcataaTGGGCTGAGGGTTTTGCTAATGAGCTAAAACTTCATGAGCAAACCAAGCACATAGATGTGAGGCTAAATTTTGTCAAAGAAGTAAtcaagcatggagaagtccaagtgttgaAGGTTTTGACTGATCACagtgttgctgatatgatcaccaagacactGCCAAGTAGCAAGTTTttcattgtatgcagttgataaaggtGCGTGAAGAAAGCTAATTTGTTTCTCTTATGTTGTAGAATTTGTTCTAAGGTGAATATTTGTGATattttggatcaaactctagtatctCGACAGGGATAACTTCTTGGTCGAAAAAGGTTAAATATGTTGTCGAAGCCTGTTTGCATGCTGATGTTGAAGTCCTGCATGATGCGGTCGCATTGTGTTCTAGCATGCAATAGTCGATAATACTAGGTTTTATTAGCATGTCGAATTAAGTCTGTTTTTTTAgctcaattgtttaagttagcttctAGCCCGAGTTAGCTTAGTAGTCTATATATACTCTAGTTCTCTCAAGTTGTTGAGGTAGGTTTGAAATTCTGGTACAACAGACTCAGATGTCCTATAAGGATGTcgagacatctgatctgacattaatAACATAGGCAATAAAATAACAGTACTGaaaagataaaaacacacagaaatTATTGACCTagttcggtgacaaacacacctactctaggggcataccaagccaggaatgaagtccactattagcagtattaattcagagctaaactagtCCCAAGTTTACAacccctcacttaatccctatctaatgacccttctacctaggtcttCCCTGGATATGGAATAACCCCATCCAACTTCTAATCTTCGCAATGATGTTGAACAGATTTCCAGTCCCAGGATCTGTAACAACGGCCTAATTTCCACAATCCTATATTTACataatagaagacacacttccatgatgaGAAGACACACTGCTATGTCGGGCAGGAAGCTGCACTTCCCACCATACTCAGCCTTGACT from Vicia villosa cultivar HV-30 ecotype Madison, WI linkage group LG4, Vvil1.0, whole genome shotgun sequence encodes the following:
- the LOC131597529 gene encoding cysteine proteinase inhibitor 5-like, giving the protein MRFQSPVLSILVLLAFAAMNEVISEEWRPIKEINDPYVIGVADFAVNQFNKITGANLKFEKIIKGESQIVKGKNYRFILSATDGVVSNNYQATVYDMPWGYIRNLTSFEIVHE
- the LOC131599357 gene encoding uncharacterized protein LOC131599357, which codes for MPPREQFPTKGLDGAPSDDIGWYFGTPEPGSRNNVRCKLCNIVIKGGITRLKQHIAHMKGQVAACGRVTTMVRENMMKLLLDSKAKRNDSKRRKEEFEERLRGDDEDTDEDVNTLVDDQLRYATQESLRSHREWENMQQFRRETRTSENVYEHGGSSRASVSGGERPEDISFSLRSTNIDLVRSKSMKQPRAGKGFLKTWRKRLGEAVSKFIIYERLPMNLSNSPWLHNLIYTASEVGKAKCPTPYEISNVYLEAEYKEMLEWINGMKKIWQERGATIMCDGWTDSINHTHIMNFLVYCHKGTVFWKSVDASDVDSRNTDYYFQLLDKVVEEVGEECVVQVVTDNEAALKAAGQKLMEKRPHLYWSSCAAHCLDLCLEDIGKKKSIHNLLSEAKMVTTFIYNHTYIVSLMKKYTGGRDIVRPGVTRFATQFLQLQAIVRQKQGLENMFSFEDFRKTKYGKEKKGPGYEARKIVMSRDFWSKANDILKVFEPIVKVLRLVDGDEKPTMGFIYEAIDRAKQAIQQNSRYYSKYNDIIDKRWKFMHSDLHSSGYFLNPQFQYGIEHGIAVYKETFNGTKNVITKLERNIDDQIKALNQLTLFRENSETFGTPIAQKSWSKMDAAQWWEYHGSCAPELQRLAMKVVSQTTSATNCERNWSTFSYIHTKTRNRLKYKKLHKLVFTHYNMKLRMRDKLRKSQEEIEANFDPINLDYIFQEDPLSHWIEERENPLLDGVQNAEWLPIVDTDDENVDDNSESNESGGGLSPPSGNSGDGGGNEVDNEGEGGSGGGEDDDQLELDPYHEIPPGYRRYRNLNDMVRADTSLLETRGNVSQYGRKGKRKQNVPLEDSSSSSIANSFSDFGIGDSSQGSQQSYPPVYQYPYFNSYNQYPIDQAPSYYQQSINDHNPYHQQSNGDLFGYVFGQEATQDDSQSESTSYAPSRHSTMW